In Marinobacter sp. M3C, the genomic stretch TGGTGTAAACAGGCCGGAACGCAGGCCACCCAAAATGATCACCGGCGCAAACAAAGCCGGCAAGGCCGCTTTAAAGCTGGGCCAGAAAGGTGGACGCTCTGAGGTTTTCGGATCTTCCCAGCGGTATTTCCGGGAAAAATACAGCGCCGGCACCAGCAGCGACAGCCCCGCCAGAATACCGGGGAACACACCGGCGGCAAACAGCGCGCGCAAATCCACCCCCGGCACCACAATGGAATACAGAATCAGCGCGATGGACGGTGGAATCAAAATGGCGGTAGACGATGATGCTGCAATCAGCGTGGCGGAAAACGGCTGCGGATAACCCGCCTTGCGCATGCTGGGCAGCATCACCATGGCCACGGCGGCAGCATCGGCCGGGCCGGAGCCACTCATGCCGCCCATAATCAGGCATACCAGCACGGCAACAACGGTCAGACCACCGTGGCGCGGGCCGATAATAGCTTGGGCAAAACGCACCAAGCTGGCGGCCACCCCGGCACGTTCAAAAATCAAACCGGTCAGTATGAACAGCGGTATGGCGATCAGCGGGTACTTTGCCACGCTGTTGTAGGTGTTAGTGCCAAAGGTGGCCAGCATATCTGGCGAAAGCCCGGCCACAATGCCTACCGCGCCGCCCAGCCCCAAGGCGATGGCCACGGGTACACCCAACAACAGCGCCACCATGAAGCTGGCGATCATTAACAGATCAGGACTCATGAATGATCTCCGGATCAGCTTTGCCGCGCAGGCGATCTATCAAACTCTGGGTCATGCGTACAATAATGGCCAGCGCCATCAGCGGCAGCCAAATCACGTAAATCCAGTTGGGCAAGCCCAGCCCGGGTGACAGCGACTCCCACTGGTATTCCTGCCAGGCAAACACGCTGCCGTACCAAGCGGTAATGGCAAACACCGTCACGCCCAACGCCCACTGCACTACGTATACGGCCGTTCTAAAAGGCGCCGGCAGGTGGTGCTCGATCAGCTCGATGCGAATGTGCTGGTTGTTGCGCGCCGCTACCGCAGCGCCAGCAAAAGTCACCAGAACCAGGAAAAATACCGAGAACTCTTCAGTAAAGGCAAAAGACGCATCGGTGGTGTAGCGCACAATCACGTTACCCAGGCTGATCAAACAGATCGCAATCAAGGCAACAGACGCAAGCCAGGCTTCGGGCCAGCACTTAGGGGGGCGGGTAGACATGAAAACTCCGGGTTAGGCAGCCCGGCTCTGCGCCAGAGTGGAATTTC encodes the following:
- a CDS encoding TRAP transporter large permease gives rise to the protein MSPDLLMIASFMVALLLGVPVAIALGLGGAVGIVAGLSPDMLATFGTNTYNSVAKYPLIAIPLFILTGLIFERAGVAASLVRFAQAIIGPRHGGLTVVAVLVCLIMGGMSGSGPADAAAVAMVMLPSMRKAGYPQPFSATLIAASSSTAILIPPSIALILYSIVVPGVDLRALFAAGVFPGILAGLSLLVPALYFSRKYRWEDPKTSERPPFWPSFKAALPALFAPVIILGGLRSGLFTPTEAAVVAVTYGVIVGCLIYRNLSLRGLYDLVTDAAVTSGVVMLIIALAGIFAWAGTTLGTFQHLADTLLSLSDNGWVLLGLVMLLVLLAGMLLDAVSIYLILIPIVLPLMNHFGWNPVWFGILLAMNIAIGQFTPPVAVNLMVTTRIANIRLEHTLGWALVFIAAMGVSLLLVALVPGIALWLPDKLGYVVGPW
- a CDS encoding TRAP transporter small permease encodes the protein MSTRPPKCWPEAWLASVALIAICLISLGNVIVRYTTDASFAFTEEFSVFFLVLVTFAGAAVAARNNQHIRIELIEHHLPAPFRTAVYVVQWALGVTVFAITAWYGSVFAWQEYQWESLSPGLGLPNWIYVIWLPLMALAIIVRMTQSLIDRLRGKADPEIIHES